One genomic window of Brienomyrus brachyistius isolate T26 chromosome 16, BBRACH_0.4, whole genome shotgun sequence includes the following:
- the LOC125710227 gene encoding activin receptor type-1C-like isoform X1: MFVAILLGLCMAQGYRCARCKAQNPDLEEPLDDQNLMAPKMCLRDLIYNLNSSGSGSAGLPLLVQRTIARSIILQEIIGKGSFGEVWRGVWNGQDVAVKMFSSRDEWSWFREVEIYQTVMLRHENILGFIAADNKDNGSWTQLWLVSEYHEHGSLFDYLNRHTVSMEATLVLALSVASGLAHLHMEIIGTQGKPAIAHRDLKTKNILVKKNGSAVIADLGLAVKHDSIANTIDIPSNHRVGTKRYMAPEILDDSINVSNFESYKRADIYSLGLVFWELVRRCSLGGSCEDYQLPYYDMAGSDPSVEEMRKVVCDQQARPSIPNQWHNWEALRILGRTMRECWNANPAARLTALRVKKTITQVTVVKTN, from the exons ATGTTTGTAGCTATCCTGCTGGGTTTGTGTATGGCTCAGGGATATCGCTGTGCCCGCTGCAAGGCCCAAAATCCCGATTTGGAGGAGCCGCTGGATGATCAGAACCTCATGGCCCCCAAAATGTGTCTCAGGGACCTTATCTACAATCTCAACTCCTCAGGATCTGGATCAG CAGGACTTCCGTTGTTGGTCCAGAGGACTATTGCTAGAAGTATTATCCTCCAGGAGATCATTGGGAAGGGCAGCTTTGGTGAGGTGTGGCGGGGCGTATGGAATGGGCAGGATGTGGCCGTCAAGATGTTCTCATCCCGGGACGAGTGGTCCTGGTTTCGAGAGGTGGAGATCTATCAGACAGTCATGCTGAGGCACGAGAACATCCTGGGCTTCATAGCAGCCGACAACAAAG ATAACGGGTCGTGGACCCAGCTGTGGCTGGTGTCAGAGTACCATGAGCACGGCTCCTTGTTCGACTACCTGAACAGGCACACGGTCTCCATGGAGGCCACACTTGTCCTGGCTCTCTCTGTAGCCAGCGGGCTGGCTCACCTGCACATGGAGATCATTGGCACTCAGG GAAAACCCGCCATCGCTCACAGAGACTTAAAGACCAAGAACATCCTGGTGAAGAAAAACGGCAGCGCGGTCATCGCTGATCTGGGCCTGGCAGTGAAGCACGACTCCATCGCCAACACCATTGACATTCCATCCAATCACAGAGTGGGAACCAAAAG GTACATGGCTCCAGAGATCCTGGACGACTCGATCAACGTGAGCAACTTTGAGTCCTACAAGCGGGCAGATATTTACTCCCTTGGCCTGGTGTTCTGGGAGCTGGTCCGGAGGTGTTCTCTGGGCG GGAGCTGTGAAGATTACCAGTTGCCTTACTATGACATGGCGGGATCAGATCCTTCAGTAGAGGAAATGAGGAAGGTTGTCTGTGACCAACAAGCCAGGCCCAGTATTCCAAACCAGTGGCACAACTGGGAG GCACTGAGGATCCTGGGAAGGACGATGAGGGAGTGCTGGAATGCCAACCCCGCTGCCCGACTCACCGCCTTGCGAGTTAAGAAGACCATCACGCAGGTGACCGTCGTCAAGACCAACTGA
- the LOC125710227 gene encoding activin receptor type-1C-like isoform X2, whose translation MFVAILLGLCMAQGYRCARCKAQNPDLEEPLDDQNLMAPKMCLRDLIYNLNSSGSGSGLPLLVQRTIARSIILQEIIGKGSFGEVWRGVWNGQDVAVKMFSSRDEWSWFREVEIYQTVMLRHENILGFIAADNKDNGSWTQLWLVSEYHEHGSLFDYLNRHTVSMEATLVLALSVASGLAHLHMEIIGTQGKPAIAHRDLKTKNILVKKNGSAVIADLGLAVKHDSIANTIDIPSNHRVGTKRYMAPEILDDSINVSNFESYKRADIYSLGLVFWELVRRCSLGGSCEDYQLPYYDMAGSDPSVEEMRKVVCDQQARPSIPNQWHNWEALRILGRTMRECWNANPAARLTALRVKKTITQVTVVKTN comes from the exons ATGTTTGTAGCTATCCTGCTGGGTTTGTGTATGGCTCAGGGATATCGCTGTGCCCGCTGCAAGGCCCAAAATCCCGATTTGGAGGAGCCGCTGGATGATCAGAACCTCATGGCCCCCAAAATGTGTCTCAGGGACCTTATCTACAATCTCAACTCCTCAGGATCTGGATCAG GACTTCCGTTGTTGGTCCAGAGGACTATTGCTAGAAGTATTATCCTCCAGGAGATCATTGGGAAGGGCAGCTTTGGTGAGGTGTGGCGGGGCGTATGGAATGGGCAGGATGTGGCCGTCAAGATGTTCTCATCCCGGGACGAGTGGTCCTGGTTTCGAGAGGTGGAGATCTATCAGACAGTCATGCTGAGGCACGAGAACATCCTGGGCTTCATAGCAGCCGACAACAAAG ATAACGGGTCGTGGACCCAGCTGTGGCTGGTGTCAGAGTACCATGAGCACGGCTCCTTGTTCGACTACCTGAACAGGCACACGGTCTCCATGGAGGCCACACTTGTCCTGGCTCTCTCTGTAGCCAGCGGGCTGGCTCACCTGCACATGGAGATCATTGGCACTCAGG GAAAACCCGCCATCGCTCACAGAGACTTAAAGACCAAGAACATCCTGGTGAAGAAAAACGGCAGCGCGGTCATCGCTGATCTGGGCCTGGCAGTGAAGCACGACTCCATCGCCAACACCATTGACATTCCATCCAATCACAGAGTGGGAACCAAAAG GTACATGGCTCCAGAGATCCTGGACGACTCGATCAACGTGAGCAACTTTGAGTCCTACAAGCGGGCAGATATTTACTCCCTTGGCCTGGTGTTCTGGGAGCTGGTCCGGAGGTGTTCTCTGGGCG GGAGCTGTGAAGATTACCAGTTGCCTTACTATGACATGGCGGGATCAGATCCTTCAGTAGAGGAAATGAGGAAGGTTGTCTGTGACCAACAAGCCAGGCCCAGTATTCCAAACCAGTGGCACAACTGGGAG GCACTGAGGATCCTGGGAAGGACGATGAGGGAGTGCTGGAATGCCAACCCCGCTGCCCGACTCACCGCCTTGCGAGTTAAGAAGACCATCACGCAGGTGACCGTCGTCAAGACCAACTGA